The Humulus lupulus chromosome 3, drHumLupu1.1, whole genome shotgun sequence genome window below encodes:
- the LOC133824884 gene encoding cytosolic sulfotransferase 5-like, with product MAKELATQYFSTGNDNENDHDENSLESVISLLPKASGGSKYGISLYQNCWFPSSIIPNIISFQNQFKPKDQDTILASFPKSGTTWLISLLFSILNRNQHYEQHPLLTTNPHLLVPSLEFSIYSNPKFHDLSSMPSPRLVSTHMPYASLSDHSTNHCSSKPRIVYVSRNPLDVIVSFWHYAKGHPARHSHELTVGDFVDMFCSGEINFGPYWDHVLGYWKASLERPEEVLFLKYEDLKEDGVGQAKRVAEFVGVPFSREEESDGVVEQILEMCSFGKLKDLDVNKHGQFKPNFDNKLFFRKGQVGDWVNHLTPSMADCVNEIIKEKFSGSGLSLIRM from the coding sequence ATGGCGAAGGAGCTGGCCACCCAATATTTTTCCACTGGGAACGATAATGAGAATGACCACGATGAAAATTCACTAGAATCTGTCATATCTCTGCTACCTAAAGCCAGTGGTGGGTCCAAATATGGTATAAGCTTGTACCAAAATTGTTGGTTCCCATCCAGTATCATCCCCAACATCATCTCCTTCCAAAACCAATTCAAACCCAAAGACCAAGACACAATCCTGGCTTCCTTTCCCAAATCAGGCACCACTTGGCTCATCTCCCTTTTGTTTTCCATTCTCAACCGCAACCAACACTACGAGCAACACCCCTTGCTCACCACCAACCCTCACCTGCTCGTGCCTTCGTTAGAGTTCTCGATCTATTCCAATCCCAAGTTCCATGACCTGAGCTCTATGCCGAGCCCTCGTTTGGTGTCCACACACATGCCCTACGCCTCTCTTTCTGATCATTCTACCAACCATTGTTCTTCTAAGCCTCGCATAGTCTACGTTAGCCGAAACCCTCTCGACGTGATCGTGTCTTTCTGGCACTATGCAAAGGGTCACCCGGCCCGTCACTCGCACGAGCTGACTGTTGGAGATTTTGTGGACATGTTTTGCAGCGGAGAGATCAACTTTGGGCCTTATTGGGACCATGTTTTGGGGTACTGGAAAGCGAGCTTGGAGAGGCCTGAGGAAGTGTTGTttttgaagtatgaggacttgaaAGAGGACGGAGTTGGTCAAGCCAAAAGGGTTGCAGAGTTCGTAGGGGTTCCTTTCTCTCGAGAGGAAGAGAGTGATGGAGTTGTTGAGCAAATTTTGGAGATGTGTAGTTTTGGTAAACTCAAGGATTTGGATGTGAATAAGCATGGCCAGTTTAAGCCTAACTTTGATAATAAACTTTTCTTTAGAAAAGGTCAAGTGGGTGATTGGGTTAACCATCTTACTCCATCTATGGCAGACTGTGTGAACGAGATAATCAAGGAAAAATTTAGTGGTTCTGGTCTGTCATTGATTAGAATGTAA
- the LOC133825880 gene encoding pathogenesis-related protein 1-like, whose amino-acid sequence MNDFLKVHNAIRAKVGVGPMDWNNTLGTYAENYADSLIKTNCEMVPSRGPYGENLAKGKSSQTSEQAMMHWASEKANYDYASNSCTRNGGCDHYTQMVWRNSIHLGCAIVKCITDSVDLSVVVCSYGPPGNKVGQRPY is encoded by the coding sequence ATGAATGACTTCCTCAAGGTCCACAACGCTATTCGAGCAAAGGTGGGTGTTGGCCCAATGGACTGGAACAACACCCTAGGGACTTACGCAGAGAACTACGCGGACTCATTGATAAAAACAAATTGTGAGATGGTGCCCTCCAGAGGGCCTTACGGCGAGAACTTGGCCAAAGGTAAGAGCTCGCAGACTAGCGAGCAGGCCATGATGCATTGGGCCTCCGAGAAGGCCAATTATGACTACGCCTCCAACTCCTGCACGAGAAACGGCGGTTGCGACCATTACACTCAGATGGTGTGGCGCAACTCCATTCACCTCGGTTGTGCCATCGTCAAGTGCATCACTGATTCGGTCGATTTAAGCGTCGTCGTTTGTAGCTATGGTCCCCCAGGGAATAAAGTAGGGCAACGACCCTATTAA